One window of Nocardia sp. NBC_00508 genomic DNA carries:
- a CDS encoding class I SAM-dependent methyltransferase, protein MALFDLFIDHLLRRPRGWLARMMWRDMKSHHEIFNETLTALNLTHDDHLLEIGCGGGTFAARALALGCRMTAVDHSADMVALTTSANADAVREGRLEVIEAAAESLPLPDRHFTCVTAMNVLFFVSVPALLAELHRVLAPGGRLVLHTVAPEPPRSLMPAPVAERVRFHSDTELVSMLEAAGFLQPRVQQVGGAFQLVTASRLS, encoded by the coding sequence TTGGCTCTCTTCGACCTGTTCATCGACCATCTGCTGCGCCGACCGCGAGGGTGGCTGGCCCGGATGATGTGGCGGGACATGAAGTCCCACCACGAGATCTTCAACGAGACGCTGACGGCGCTGAACCTCACCCACGACGACCATCTGCTGGAAATCGGTTGCGGAGGAGGCACCTTCGCCGCACGAGCGCTCGCGCTGGGCTGCCGGATGACCGCGGTGGATCACAGTGCCGATATGGTGGCGCTCACGACGTCGGCGAACGCGGACGCCGTGCGCGAAGGCCGGCTCGAGGTCATCGAGGCGGCGGCCGAATCGTTGCCGCTGCCGGACCGGCACTTCACCTGTGTGACCGCGATGAACGTGCTGTTCTTCGTCTCTGTTCCAGCCCTGCTCGCCGAGCTCCATCGCGTGCTCGCGCCGGGCGGACGTCTCGTCCTGCACACCGTCGCACCCGAGCCGCCCCGCTCGCTCATGCCCGCGCCGGTGGCCGAACGCGTTCGCTTCCACTCCGACACCGAACTCGTCTCGATGCTCGAAGCGGCTGGCTTTCTCCAGCCGCGCGTCCAGCAAGTCGGCGGTGCCTTCCAACTCGTCACGGCATCACGGCTGAGCTGA
- a CDS encoding pyridoxamine 5'-phosphate oxidase family protein produces the protein MEQHEITEILNRPISQELLARDLSRLAYVAKDGTPRNIPIAFAWNGSEIVLCTTKNAPKLPSLRHNPQVALTIDTEVHPPKILLIRGRAELDVVDGIPEEYLQINGSYEMTPEQRVEWEAEVRSLYDGMVRIVVTPTWVKLIDFETTLPTAIEELTRQRAERQHA, from the coding sequence ATGGAACAGCACGAGATCACCGAGATCCTCAACCGCCCGATCAGCCAGGAGTTGCTGGCCCGCGACCTGAGCCGCTTGGCCTACGTCGCCAAGGACGGCACACCCCGCAACATCCCGATCGCGTTCGCCTGGAACGGCTCGGAGATCGTGCTCTGCACCACGAAGAACGCCCCGAAACTGCCCTCCCTGCGGCACAACCCTCAGGTCGCGCTGACGATCGACACCGAGGTACACCCGCCGAAGATCCTGCTCATCCGCGGGCGGGCCGAGCTGGACGTCGTCGACGGCATACCGGAGGAGTATCTGCAGATCAACGGCAGCTACGAGATGACACCCGAGCAGCGCGTCGAGTGGGAAGCCGAGGTCCGCTCGCTCTATGACGGCATGGTCCGGATCGTCGTCACCCCGACCTGGGTGAAGCTCATCGACTTCGAAACCACCTTGCCCACCGCGATCGAGGAGCTGACCCGGCAGCGGGCCGAACGTCAGCACGCCTGA
- a CDS encoding SDR family oxidoreductase has translation MAITTTALVTGANKGLGRETVRRLAGMGWRVFLTARDIDRGTAATQELAAAGLAVEFVPLDVTADESVQAAADIVMNRAGWLDVLVNNAGIGGPMTPPADIRAADLWDVFETNVFGVVRVTNAFLPLLRAAGHPRIVMVSSGLGSIAATTDPDLVGLVPPALGYPASKAALNMITSQYARALSDIRVNAVDPGYTATDLNHQSGFQTVAEGTDAIIRLAGIDSAGPTGGFFDRNGRTPW, from the coding sequence ATGGCAATCACAACAACTGCCCTGGTGACCGGGGCGAACAAGGGGCTTGGCCGCGAGACTGTGCGACGGTTGGCGGGCATGGGCTGGCGGGTGTTCCTGACCGCCCGTGACATCGACCGTGGCACTGCAGCGACACAGGAACTGGCCGCGGCAGGCTTGGCGGTGGAATTCGTCCCACTGGATGTCACCGCCGACGAATCGGTGCAGGCAGCCGCCGATATCGTGATGAATCGCGCGGGTTGGCTGGACGTGCTGGTCAACAACGCCGGCATCGGCGGTCCGATGACACCACCGGCCGACATTCGGGCGGCTGATCTCTGGGATGTCTTCGAGACCAACGTCTTCGGCGTAGTCCGCGTGACGAATGCGTTCCTCCCGCTGCTGCGCGCCGCCGGGCATCCCAGGATTGTGATGGTGTCCAGCGGCTTGGGCTCGATCGCCGCCACCACCGACCCGGATCTGGTCGGGCTGGTGCCTCCCGCCCTCGGCTATCCAGCGTCGAAAGCGGCATTGAATATGATCACCAGCCAATACGCCCGCGCCCTGTCCGATATCCGGGTCAACGCCGTCGACCCCGGATACACCGCCACCGACCTCAACCACCAGTCCGGATTCCAGACGGTCGCCGAGGGCACCGACGCCATCATCCGACTGGCCGGCATCGACTCCGCCGGACCGACCGGTGGATTCTTCGACCGCAACGGTCGTACGCCATGGTGA
- a CDS encoding thiolase family protein — translation MNEVFVLDGVRTPFGRYGGALASVRPDDLACHVLRTLRQRNELDPGDVDEVILGAANQAGEDNRNVARMAVLLAGWPTSVPGSTVNRLCGSGLDAVMQASRTIASGDASVIVAGGVESMSRAPWVLAKPASGFPGRHETLHSTTLGWRLVNPSMPKQWTVTLGEATELLADRYGIGRDRQDEFALRSHQLAAKAWADGFYDDHVAPVPGTDLVADEAVRKDTSLERLARLKPSFRGDGTITAGNASPLNDGASAVLLADSAGADRHGRTPLARIAGRGDAGVDPDMFGIGPVKAAEIALRRAGIGWSDLSVVELNEAYAAQSLACLAEWPELDPEIVNIHGGAIAIGHPLAASGGRLIATVARELHRRGGGWGLAALCIGVGQGLAVVLEA, via the coding sequence ATGAACGAGGTGTTCGTCCTGGATGGCGTGCGGACCCCGTTCGGACGTTACGGCGGTGCGCTCGCCAGTGTGCGGCCGGACGACCTCGCCTGTCACGTCTTGCGAACCTTGCGGCAGCGCAACGAACTCGATCCCGGCGATGTCGACGAGGTGATCCTCGGCGCGGCCAACCAGGCCGGGGAGGACAACCGAAATGTGGCGAGAATGGCCGTGTTGCTGGCGGGGTGGCCGACCAGCGTGCCTGGCAGCACTGTCAATCGGCTGTGCGGATCCGGTCTCGACGCGGTCATGCAGGCGTCCCGTACGATCGCCTCAGGCGACGCCTCGGTGATCGTGGCCGGGGGCGTGGAATCGATGAGTCGCGCGCCGTGGGTGCTGGCCAAACCCGCCAGTGGATTTCCCGGCCGGCACGAGACCCTGCACTCGACGACGCTGGGCTGGCGGCTGGTGAATCCGTCGATGCCGAAACAGTGGACGGTCACGCTGGGGGAGGCCACCGAACTGCTCGCCGACCGCTACGGCATCGGCCGCGATCGGCAGGACGAATTCGCGCTGCGCAGCCATCAACTCGCCGCCAAGGCGTGGGCCGACGGCTTCTACGACGACCACGTCGCGCCGGTACCCGGTACCGACCTCGTTGCTGACGAGGCGGTTCGAAAGGACACCTCGTTGGAGAGGCTGGCAAGGCTGAAACCCTCGTTCCGGGGTGACGGCACGATCACCGCCGGCAACGCCTCACCACTCAATGACGGTGCGTCGGCAGTGCTACTGGCCGACTCCGCAGGCGCCGACCGGCACGGCCGGACGCCGTTGGCGCGCATCGCCGGGCGCGGCGACGCGGGCGTAGATCCGGACATGTTCGGCATCGGACCGGTCAAGGCCGCCGAAATCGCGCTGCGGCGAGCGGGAATCGGCTGGTCCGACCTGTCGGTGGTGGAGTTGAACGAGGCGTACGCCGCGCAATCGCTGGCTTGTCTGGCCGAGTGGCCGGAACTCGATCCCGAGATCGTCAATATCCACGGTGGCGCCATCGCCATCGGACACCCGCTGGCCGCCTCCGGCGGTCGTCTCATCGCGACCGTCGCCCGTGAACTCCACCGCCGCGGCGGTGGCTGGGGACTCGCCGCGCTCTGCATCGGCGTCGGCCAAGGCCTCGCCGTGGTCTTGGAGGCCTGA
- a CDS encoding CoA transferase subunit A translates to MAEILSLSQGVRRLVFDGATVALEGFTHLIPMAAGREIIRQGRADLTLVRMTPDLVYDQMIGAGCARKLIFSWGGNPGVGSLHRFRDAVQKSWPVPLELEEHSHAGMANRYVAGASGLPFAILRGYVGTDLPRVTETIRFIDCPFTGQRLAAVSALNPDVTIIHAQRADRRGNVQLWGLLGVQKEAVLAAKASLVTVEEIVDELTPVPGAIVLPHWTITAVAPVPGGVHPSYAQGYSERDNAAYTAWDPIGRNRDKFREWLRDSVFTTSDDHPVPAGGTA, encoded by the coding sequence GTGGCTGAAATCCTGAGCCTCTCACAGGGCGTGCGCCGCCTGGTATTCGACGGCGCCACAGTGGCCTTGGAAGGATTCACTCACCTGATTCCAATGGCCGCCGGGCGCGAGATCATCCGGCAGGGTCGTGCGGATCTGACGCTGGTGCGGATGACCCCTGATCTGGTGTACGACCAGATGATCGGGGCGGGCTGCGCCCGCAAGCTCATCTTCTCCTGGGGCGGAAACCCGGGTGTCGGGTCACTGCACCGGTTCCGCGATGCGGTGCAGAAATCCTGGCCGGTGCCGCTGGAGCTCGAGGAGCACTCGCACGCGGGCATGGCGAACCGCTACGTTGCCGGGGCCTCCGGCCTTCCGTTCGCGATTCTGCGCGGCTACGTGGGAACCGATCTGCCGCGGGTGACCGAGACGATCAGATTCATCGACTGCCCGTTCACCGGGCAGCGACTTGCCGCGGTGTCCGCGCTGAACCCGGACGTGACGATCATCCACGCTCAGCGCGCAGACCGTCGGGGCAACGTGCAGCTGTGGGGCCTGCTCGGCGTACAGAAGGAAGCAGTCCTGGCGGCCAAGGCCAGCCTGGTCACCGTCGAGGAGATCGTGGACGAACTCACCCCCGTACCGGGTGCCATCGTCCTGCCGCACTGGACCATCACCGCCGTCGCCCCAGTGCCCGGCGGCGTGCACCCGTCCTACGCACAGGGCTACTCCGAACGCGACAACGCCGCCTATACCGCCTGGGACCCCATCGGGCGAAACCGCGACAAGTTCCGGGAATGGTTGCGCGACAGCGTGTTCACCACCAGTGACGACCACCCCGTACCGGCAGGGGGCACGGCATGA
- a CDS encoding helix-turn-helix transcriptional regulator: MDRAELATVLRTARSRIKPADVGLRSGLRRQVPGLRREEVAQLAGLSVDYVVRLEQGRGPKPSTQVLGALARALRLSDNDRDLVFRLAGSEPPHAGHVPMLVHPSALRMLDRMSDLPALVLSAKSDVLAWNPLATALLGDFSEIPAARRNLILQRFLGNGLGRVRLTPEDAKKTAANCVGCLRTAQARYPEDPDIARLVADLRSGNEGFEHLWRGGHSSTMRAVTTTIEHPELGPLTLDCDALLIPEADQTIVVYSAAPATPAATSLDLLRVTGAERFTH, encoded by the coding sequence ATGGACAGAGCCGAACTGGCCACCGTGCTGCGCACCGCACGTTCACGCATCAAACCCGCCGATGTGGGCCTACGATCGGGGCTGCGGCGGCAGGTTCCCGGACTGCGTCGTGAAGAGGTCGCCCAGTTGGCGGGGCTCAGCGTCGACTACGTGGTCCGACTCGAGCAGGGACGGGGACCGAAACCATCCACGCAGGTGCTCGGTGCACTGGCACGTGCCCTACGACTCAGCGACAACGATCGCGACCTGGTGTTCCGGCTCGCCGGCTCCGAACCCCCGCACGCTGGACACGTCCCGATGCTGGTGCACCCCAGCGCGCTTCGGATGCTCGACCGCATGTCCGATCTGCCAGCGCTGGTGCTGTCGGCCAAATCCGATGTGCTGGCTTGGAATCCGCTCGCCACCGCACTACTCGGCGACTTCTCCGAGATACCAGCCGCTCGACGCAACCTCATCTTGCAACGGTTCCTCGGAAACGGCCTCGGCCGCGTGAGACTGACGCCGGAAGATGCGAAGAAGACAGCCGCCAACTGCGTCGGCTGCCTACGCACAGCCCAAGCACGCTACCCAGAAGACCCCGACATCGCCCGCCTCGTCGCCGACTTGCGCTCCGGCAACGAGGGCTTCGAGCACCTATGGCGCGGCGGACACTCCAGCACGATGCGCGCCGTCACCACAACGATCGAACACCCCGAACTCGGCCCGCTCACACTCGACTGCGACGCCCTACTGATACCAGAGGCCGACCAAACCATCGTGGTCTATTCGGCCGCCCCTGCCACACCTGCGGCCACATCACTGGACCTTCTGCGTGTCACCGGCGCTGAACGATTCACCCACTGA
- the pcaC gene encoding 4-carboxymuconolactone decarboxylase: MSYDHDAAITVRREVLGDDHVDRAVAGTTDFTRPFQDYITQAAWGAIWTRDGLDRRTRSAITLALLTVLGCHEELAMHTRAALRNGLSDAEIAEVLLHTAAYAGIPRANTAFAVAEHVLGEAKPR; this comes from the coding sequence GTGAGCTACGACCACGATGCCGCGATTACGGTGCGCCGCGAGGTCTTGGGCGACGACCACGTCGACCGAGCCGTCGCGGGGACCACCGACTTCACCAGGCCGTTCCAGGACTACATCACTCAGGCCGCCTGGGGCGCCATCTGGACCCGCGACGGCCTGGACCGACGAACCCGCAGCGCGATCACCCTCGCGCTGCTCACCGTCCTCGGCTGCCACGAGGAACTGGCCATGCACACCCGCGCCGCCCTGCGCAACGGCCTGAGCGACGCGGAAATCGCCGAAGTTCTGCTGCACACCGCCGCCTACGCCGGCATACCCCGAGCCAATACCGCATTCGCCGTCGCCGAACATGTGCTCGGCGAGGCGAAACCGCGGTAG
- the pcaB gene encoding 3-carboxy-cis,cis-muconate cycloisomerase: MDTGSTSICRVITKRCSSMSELFDPIQAAGPVAAATGDTAWLQAMLDAEAALARAQAETGVILPGHADAIAAACRADLYDLREIGSAATGIGNPVAPLVRALTARVDGAAAGSVHRGATSQDIVDTAAMLIARRALDALLVDLWACTDALAALAEQHACTPQVGRSLLQQALPITFGLTAACWLSALDAAAERLERIRDRRLAAQLGGAVGTLASLGEAGPQVLAAYAGQLDLVVPELPWHTERSRIGELAGALGTLAGAVAKIGRDITLLAQTEVGEVGEIAADVGGSSTLPHKRNPIAAVAACAAAAQAPGLVATLLATVDHEHQRAAGGWHAEWHPFTELLRSTGSAVHWLRTSLSRLRIHPGRMRHNLGLTGGVLLAERVTTELTPVVGRLAAHCAVTECAQRAAAGESFTELLAAHPVIGDHIDEHRLIALLETSGYIGSAPVFVDRALAGHDELVADRGRPARTRGAVAVHSLGHGDPDGVPVVLVNAIGSTLEIWQPCLKPLIDSGFRVICYDARGHGESPVPAGPYGIRDLGTDLLALLDQLGIRAAHFVGVSLGAMTALWLAGHTPDRVRGLVICCASARPGNQRMWRERAAEARAEGMRRIADASVARWFTPDWRASHPETTRRMRQLTADTPAHGYAGCCAAIAQVDLTAELPRITAPTLVLSTAQDPAFPPEHGRLIADRIPGARFETIAGAAHLGPYERPEPFTRSIIDHLKGTS; the protein is encoded by the coding sequence ATGGATACCGGTTCGACATCCATCTGCAGGGTGATCACGAAACGGTGTTCTTCGATGTCTGAGCTGTTCGATCCGATCCAAGCCGCCGGGCCCGTCGCGGCGGCCACCGGCGATACCGCATGGCTGCAGGCGATGCTCGACGCCGAGGCGGCGCTGGCTCGGGCGCAAGCCGAGACGGGCGTCATCCTGCCCGGCCATGCCGACGCCATTGCCGCGGCGTGCCGGGCCGACTTGTACGATCTCCGCGAGATCGGCAGCGCGGCAACTGGAATCGGCAATCCGGTCGCGCCGCTGGTACGTGCGCTCACCGCCCGAGTTGACGGCGCGGCGGCTGGCTCCGTGCATCGGGGCGCGACCAGCCAGGACATCGTCGATACGGCCGCGATGCTGATCGCGCGCAGGGCGCTGGATGCACTGCTGGTCGACCTGTGGGCCTGCACGGATGCCCTGGCGGCGCTGGCCGAACAGCACGCGTGCACCCCACAGGTCGGGAGAAGCCTGCTGCAGCAGGCTCTTCCGATCACCTTCGGCCTGACCGCCGCATGCTGGCTGTCGGCTCTGGACGCCGCCGCCGAACGCCTCGAGCGCATCCGGGACCGGCGGCTCGCCGCTCAGCTCGGCGGCGCCGTCGGTACGCTCGCCTCCCTGGGCGAGGCAGGGCCGCAGGTGCTGGCGGCCTATGCAGGGCAGCTCGACTTGGTCGTACCGGAACTGCCATGGCATACCGAACGCAGCCGGATCGGTGAGCTGGCGGGTGCGCTGGGCACCCTGGCCGGAGCGGTCGCGAAGATCGGCCGTGACATCACGCTGCTGGCGCAGACCGAAGTCGGCGAAGTCGGCGAGATCGCCGCAGACGTCGGCGGCTCGTCGACGTTGCCGCACAAGCGCAACCCGATCGCGGCCGTTGCCGCATGCGCTGCGGCAGCCCAGGCGCCCGGTCTGGTGGCCACTCTGCTCGCGACCGTCGACCACGAACATCAACGCGCCGCCGGGGGCTGGCACGCGGAATGGCACCCGTTCACCGAACTGCTGCGCAGCACCGGCTCGGCCGTGCACTGGCTGCGAACCAGTCTGTCGCGCTTACGGATACATCCCGGACGGATGCGGCACAACCTCGGACTGACCGGCGGCGTGCTCCTGGCCGAACGCGTCACCACCGAACTGACGCCCGTCGTGGGACGGCTTGCGGCCCACTGCGCGGTGACCGAGTGCGCGCAGCGCGCGGCAGCGGGGGAGTCGTTCACGGAACTTCTCGCGGCGCACCCGGTGATCGGTGATCATATCGACGAGCATCGACTCATCGCGCTGCTGGAAACCTCTGGATACATCGGAAGTGCACCGGTTTTCGTCGACCGCGCGCTGGCGGGGCACGACGAGCTGGTCGCCGATCGCGGCAGACCCGCTCGGACCAGGGGCGCCGTGGCCGTCCACAGCCTCGGCCACGGCGATCCCGACGGTGTGCCGGTGGTGCTCGTCAACGCCATCGGCAGCACTCTCGAAATCTGGCAGCCGTGTCTGAAACCGTTGATCGACAGTGGTTTCCGCGTGATCTGTTACGACGCCCGCGGCCACGGCGAATCACCCGTCCCGGCGGGGCCCTACGGCATCAGAGACTTAGGCACCGACCTGCTCGCACTGCTGGACCAGCTCGGGATCCGGGCCGCCCACTTCGTCGGCGTCTCCCTCGGGGCAATGACCGCGCTATGGCTGGCCGGCCACACCCCGGATCGCGTCCGCGGCCTCGTGATCTGCTGCGCCTCCGCTCGGCCCGGTAACCAACGGATGTGGCGGGAACGGGCGGCCGAGGCGCGCGCGGAGGGCATGAGACGCATCGCCGACGCCAGCGTCGCCCGCTGGTTCACCCCTGACTGGCGGGCCTCCCACCCCGAAACCACCCGCCGCATGCGGCAATTGACCGCCGACACCCCTGCCCACGGATACGCCGGCTGCTGCGCGGCCATCGCCCAGGTCGATCTCACTGCCGAGCTGCCGCGCATTACCGCTCCGACCTTGGTTCTGTCCACCGCCCAGGATCCTGCGTTCCCGCCCGAGCACGGGCGGCTGATTGCCGACCGGATTCCCGGCGCCCGCTTCGAAACCATCGCGGGCGCCGCACATCTGGGCCCTTATGAGCGGCCGGAGCCTTTCACCCGGTCCATCATCGATCACCTGAAGGGTACGTCGTGA
- the pcaG gene encoding protocatechuate 3,4-dioxygenase subunit alpha, translating to MMTDTLITPSQTVGPYLHIGLHWDDGPYVVPSGTPGAFWIRGEVYDGAGDRIPDALVETWQADSNGRFDHPDDPRGRVPGWRGFGRSDTRLGEYAIHTVLPGAVPGADRRPQAPHIDVSVFARGLLHRTVTRIYFPEHADAHATDPVFKSIPAHRRSSLVAATSPDGYRFDIHLQGDHETVFFDV from the coding sequence ATGATGACTGACACCCTGATCACGCCGTCACAGACCGTCGGCCCCTACCTGCACATCGGATTGCATTGGGATGACGGGCCTTACGTGGTGCCGTCCGGCACCCCCGGCGCGTTCTGGATCCGTGGCGAAGTGTACGACGGTGCCGGCGATCGGATTCCGGACGCTCTGGTCGAGACGTGGCAGGCCGATTCGAACGGACGCTTCGACCACCCCGATGACCCGCGGGGGAGGGTACCCGGGTGGCGTGGTTTCGGCCGCAGCGACACTCGGCTCGGCGAATACGCCATCCACACGGTGCTGCCGGGTGCAGTGCCCGGTGCGGATCGTCGCCCGCAGGCACCCCACATCGACGTGTCGGTGTTCGCGCGCGGTCTGCTGCACCGCACCGTCACCCGGATCTACTTTCCCGAGCACGCCGATGCGCACGCCACCGATCCGGTATTTAAATCGATTCCAGCGCACCGACGTTCGAGCCTGGTTGCGGCGACATCACCCGATGGATACCGGTTCGACATCCATCTGCAGGGTGATCACGAAACGGTGTTCTTCGATGTCTGA
- a CDS encoding 4-hydroxybenzoate 3-monooxygenase produces the protein MLSHLLALAGIESVAIDLRRRREIEATHRAGILERDSVRMLIDTGVSDRVLRDGHEHKGIDLRFDGVSHRIDFQALVGASTWLYPQTDVFIDLVEARERDGGDIRFGVTDTQVLDITDARPGIRFADADGVGHEIRCRYLVGADGSRSLCRFEVPATERQQYFREYPFAWFGILAEAPKSAPELIYARSDRGFALISQRTPTLQRMYFQCAPTENVDDWSNDRIWHELQARIAGRDGYALHEGRVLEKSVLPFRSFVQEPIRYGNMLLVGDAAHTVPPTGAKGLNLALADVRVLAELLERAIVKNDTQALDHYTPRALARVWKAQNFSYWMTTMLHQLPDATDFDNRRQLGELEMVVTSESGSRYLAEAYTGWPTP, from the coding sequence ATGCTGTCACACCTGCTCGCGCTCGCCGGTATCGAGTCCGTGGCGATCGATCTGCGCCGTCGCCGCGAGATCGAGGCAACCCATCGCGCCGGGATCCTGGAACGCGACAGCGTTCGGATGCTCATCGACACCGGAGTGTCCGATCGGGTGCTACGAGATGGACACGAACACAAAGGCATCGACCTGCGCTTCGACGGTGTGAGCCACCGGATCGATTTTCAAGCGCTGGTCGGCGCGTCCACCTGGTTGTACCCGCAGACCGATGTGTTCATCGACTTGGTGGAGGCGCGCGAACGGGATGGCGGCGACATCCGTTTCGGGGTGACCGACACACAGGTTCTGGATATCACCGACGCGCGCCCCGGCATACGCTTCGCCGACGCCGACGGCGTGGGACATGAGATCCGCTGCCGGTACCTCGTCGGCGCCGACGGGTCACGCAGTCTGTGCCGGTTCGAAGTCCCGGCGACCGAACGTCAGCAGTACTTCCGCGAGTATCCGTTCGCCTGGTTCGGTATTCTGGCCGAGGCGCCCAAGAGCGCGCCCGAGCTGATCTACGCCCGCTCCGACCGTGGATTCGCGCTGATCAGCCAGCGGACACCCACCCTGCAACGCATGTACTTCCAATGCGCTCCCACCGAGAACGTCGACGACTGGTCCAACGACCGGATCTGGCATGAGCTGCAGGCCCGGATCGCCGGCCGCGACGGCTACGCCCTGCACGAAGGGCGAGTCCTGGAGAAGTCGGTGCTGCCGTTCCGCAGCTTCGTCCAGGAACCCATTCGCTATGGCAACATGCTGCTGGTCGGCGACGCAGCCCACACCGTTCCCCCCACCGGAGCGAAAGGGCTCAATCTCGCCCTCGCCGACGTACGGGTCCTCGCGGAGTTACTCGAACGCGCGATCGTCAAGAATGACACGCAAGCACTCGATCACTACACTCCGCGCGCACTCGCTCGAGTGTGGAAAGCGCAGAACTTCTCGTACTGGATGACGACGATGCTGCATCAACTTCCCGACGCGACCGACTTCGACAACCGGCGGCAGCTGGGCGAATTGGAAATGGTGGTCACGTCGGAATCAGGATCCCGATATCTCGCGGAGGCATACACGGGCTGGCCCACCCCGTAA
- a CDS encoding CoA-transferase subunit beta yields the protein MTSERYTADEMMCVAAARALGGGKRVFVGIGLPSTAANLARRTHAPDLVLIYESGTLGSKPDRLPASIGDGILAETADAVISVPEVFNYWLQPGRINIGFLGAAQLDRFGNINTTVIGDYRDPRARLPGAGGAPEMAASCGEVFVVTRQSTRSFVEQVEFVTSFGHGRGPGDRERLGLRGAGPTLVITDLGVFRPDPDSRELTLTALHPGVTVDQVAAATGWALKTAATPEVTQEPTDDELAELRVLWAAS from the coding sequence ATGACTTCCGAACGCTACACCGCCGACGAAATGATGTGTGTCGCCGCAGCCCGTGCCCTGGGCGGGGGCAAGCGGGTGTTCGTCGGCATCGGATTGCCATCCACGGCAGCGAATCTAGCGCGCCGCACGCATGCTCCCGACTTGGTGCTGATCTACGAGTCCGGAACCTTGGGGTCCAAGCCGGACCGGCTGCCCGCCTCCATCGGGGACGGCATCCTGGCAGAGACCGCCGACGCGGTGATCAGTGTGCCGGAGGTGTTCAACTACTGGCTGCAACCCGGGCGCATCAACATCGGATTTCTCGGTGCGGCCCAGCTGGACCGCTTCGGCAACATCAACACCACCGTCATCGGCGACTACCGCGACCCGAGAGCACGGCTGCCCGGCGCGGGCGGAGCGCCCGAGATGGCGGCCTCCTGCGGCGAGGTGTTCGTCGTGACACGGCAAAGCACCCGCAGCTTCGTCGAACAGGTCGAATTCGTCACCAGCTTCGGCCACGGCCGCGGCCCCGGCGACCGTGAGCGCCTCGGGCTGCGTGGTGCCGGGCCCACTCTCGTCATCACCGACCTGGGCGTCTTCCGACCCGATCCGGACAGCCGCGAACTCACCCTCACCGCCCTGCACCCGGGCGTCACGGTAGACCAGGTCGCCGCCGCCACCGGCTGGGCGCTGAAAACAGCCGCCACGCCGGAGGTCACACAGGAACCGACCGACGACGAACTCGCCGAGCTGCGTGTCCTGTGGGCAGCATCATGA
- the pcaH gene encoding protocatechuate 3,4-dioxygenase subunit beta, giving the protein MTATSELFPPGYRNDSPNTHPPLDFPDYKSTALRHPKQPPRLLAHTLTEITGPVLGHDRVGPGDHDLTFQHRGDPIGQKIIVFGCLLDGDGRPIPDSLIEIWQANAAGRYRHIGDRWDAPLDPNFDGVGRTLTDKQGRYEFVTVKPGAYPWGNHHNAWRPAHIHFSVFGRAFTQRLVTQMYFPDDPLFRQDPVFNSIPKHARPRLISRFSLEHTTPNWALAFEFDIVLRGRDATPVEDPHDD; this is encoded by the coding sequence ATGACTGCCACCTCGGAACTGTTTCCGCCCGGCTACCGCAACGATTCACCCAACACCCACCCCCCGCTGGACTTTCCCGACTACAAGTCGACCGCACTGCGGCACCCGAAGCAGCCGCCGCGGCTGCTGGCGCACACCCTGACCGAGATCACTGGGCCTGTGCTCGGCCATGACCGGGTCGGCCCCGGCGATCACGATCTGACCTTCCAGCACCGCGGCGACCCGATCGGCCAGAAGATCATCGTCTTCGGCTGCCTGCTCGACGGTGACGGCCGCCCGATCCCGGACTCGCTCATCGAGATCTGGCAGGCCAACGCCGCTGGCCGCTACCGCCACATCGGTGATCGCTGGGACGCTCCCCTCGACCCGAACTTCGACGGTGTCGGACGCACGCTCACCGACAAGCAGGGCCGCTACGAATTCGTCACCGTCAAGCCCGGCGCCTACCCGTGGGGCAACCATCATAACGCCTGGCGGCCAGCGCACATCCACTTCTCGGTTTTCGGACGAGCGTTCACCCAGCGCCTGGTCACCCAGATGTACTTCCCCGACGACCCGCTTTTCCGCCAGGACCCCGTCTTCAACTCGATTCCGAAACACGCGCGGCCCCGGCTGATTTCGAGATTCAGTTTGGAACACACCACGCCGAACTGGGCGCTGGCGTTCGAGTTCGACATCGTGCTGCGTGGCCGCGATGCCACCCCCGTCGAGGATCCACATGATGACTGA